GCGCGTACTGATGGCCGGCCTCGTCGGCGCCTCGCTCGCCGTGTGCGGCGCGGTGCTCCAGGCGGTCACCCGCAACGCGCTCGCCGACCCCTACCTGCTCGGCGTCTCCTCGGGGGCGTCGGCGGGCGCCGTCGCGGTGGTCGTGCTCGGGGTGGGCGCGGGCGTGCTCGGGGTCACCGGCGGTGCGCTCGCCGGCGCGCTGCTCGCCTTCGGCGCGCTCCTGCTGCTGCTCCGGCGCACGGGCCTGGACTCCGTACGCATCGTCCTGACCGGTGTGGTCGTCGGCCAGCTCTTCACCGCGCTGACCTCCCTCGTCCTGATGGCCTCGGCGGACGCGGACACCACGCGGGCCGTCACCCACTGGCTGCTCGGCTCGATGGCGCCGGCCCGCTGGAACACCGTCGTGGTCTGCGCGATCGTCACCCCCCTGGGGCTGGCGGCCGCCTGGCTGTGCTCGAACGCCCTCGACGGACTCGCCTTCGGTGCCGACACCGCCGCGTCCCTGGGGATCGGCGTACGGCGCACCCGGATGCTGCTGCTCGTGGTCACGGCCACGCTGACGGCCGTCGCGGTGGCCACCGTCGGCGCCATCGGCTTCGTCGGCCTGATCGTCCCGCACGGGGTGCGCTTCCTCGTCGGACCGGTGCACCGGGTGCTCCTGCCGTACGCGGCGCTCGCGGGCGCGGTGTTCCTGATGTGGACGGACGCGCTGGCGCGGATCGCCTTCGCACCCCGGGAGGTTCCCGTGGGCGTGATCACCGCCCTGCTCGGCGTACCGCTCTTCCTGCTCGTCCTGCGCAGGAGGGGGGAGCTGTGAGGATCAGCGCCGAAGGGCTGAGCTGGTCGGTGGCGGGCACGCCGGTCGTACGCGGCGTCAGCCTGGACATCGCCCCCGGCGAGACGGTCGGTCTGCTCGGGCCCAACGGCTCGGGCAAGTCCTCGCTGCTGCGTTGCCTGGCCGGCCTGCGCGCCCCCGACGCGGGCACCGTCCGGTACGACGGCGTGTCCGTACGGGACTGGAGCGCGCGCCGGACCGCCCGCCACGTCGCCTTCGTCGAACAGGACGCGGGCGCCGACAGCGATCTGCGGGTCGCCGACGTCGTGGGCCTGGGCCGGACCCCGTTCCGCGACCGCTGGCGCGGACCGGACCCCGCGGACCGGGCGGTGGTCGCCGCCGCGCTGGAACGCGTCGGACTCACCGCGCTCGCCGGCCGCTCCTGGCGGGCGCTCTCCGGCGGCGAGCGACAGCGCGCGCACATCGCCCGCGCGCTGGCCCAGCAGCCGTACGGGCTCCTCCTCGACGAACCCACCAACCACCTCGACGTCAGGCACCAGCTGGAACTGATGGAGCTGCTGACCGGCGCCGGCCGGACGGTCCTGGTCGCCCTGCACGACCTCTCGCTCGCCGCCCGGTACTGCGACCGGCTGCTGCTCCTGCACCACGGCCGCCTGACCGCATCCGGCACCCCCGCCGCCGTCCTGACCGCCGAACGCCTCGCCGAGGTCTTCGAGGTGGACGCCGAACTCACCACCGACACCCTGGGCCACCCCGCCGTCACCTACCGCGGGCCGCTCGCCGCCCCGGCACCGGCCCCGGCCCCCCGATCCGCCCCGTGAAAAGGAAACCCGTGAACCGCACCACCTCCACCACCCACACCTCCACCACCCCCATCACCTCCACCCCCTCCGCCCCGACCGTCGACGCGCTCGTCGAGGCCGTCCTCGCGGGCGAACACGGCCCGCTCCCCTCCGGTCTCGTCGCGACCAGCGTGTTCTGGATCCACCACGGCACCCGCCTGGCCGGCGGCGACACCACCTACCTCAACCAGTACGTCCTGGTCCGCCTCGGCGGCTCCTTCGGCGGCTGCGCCTTCGAGCCCGGGGAGATCGACCCCGCGATCTGCCGCGACTCCTCCGGTACCCCGCTCGACGTCCTGCTGCGCGAGGCCCCGCGCCCGCTGCGGATCGCCGCCCTCGACGCCTACCTCGGCGAGACCCGCCCGCACCACGCGGCCGCGGCGGCGGGCGAGGCCGAGCCCGTCACCCTGCCCGCCGGTACCCCGGAAGTCCGGGCCGGGGCCCGGGACGCGGCCATCGCCGGCCTGCTCGACATCCCGCAGGGCGCCAGGGTCGGCCTCATCGGCGTGGTCAACCCGCTGGTCGCGGCGATCCGCGAGCGCGGAGGCGAGCCGCTGCCCTGCGACTTCAACCTCAAGACCACCCAGTGGGGCGACCCCGTCACCGACGACATGCACGAGGTGCTGGACCGTGCCGAGGCCGTCGTCGCCACCGGGATGACCCTGAGCAACGGCTCGTTCGACACCATCCTGGAGCGCTGCCGGTCCCGGGGCGTCCCGCTGGTCGTCTACGCGCAGACGGGCAGCGCCGTGGCCCGCGCCTTCCTCGGCTCGGGAGTGACCGCGCTCTCCGCAGAACCGTTTCCCTTCTCCCAGTTCAGCGCCGACGAGACGGTCCTGTACCGCTACCGGACGGCGGACGGCGCGTGATCCCCACCGCCCGCCCCGCCGCACCCGCCACCCTCCCCGCCGGCACCGGGCACGCCCCCTGCCACCACGGCGAGATCCTCCAGGGCGTCTTCCTCGACGGCGCCGGCCGCCGGTGCGCCGGCCTGGTCACCCTCCCCATGGCCGGCCCCGGCAGCCGCGCCCGGTTCCGCCGGTGGCCCGGCACCTCCCCGCAGGCGCTCACCGTCGTACCCGCCGACCGTACGAAGGCCGCGCGCGCCGCGGCCCTCGCGGTGGCGGAATGCGCGGAGCGGACCGGCCGGCCGCCCTGCGGCGGGGAGTTGCGGCTCACCGGTGACATCCCGGTGGGCCTGGGCATGGGCAGCTCCACCAGCGACGTGATCGCCACCGTGCGGGCGGTCGCGGACTCGTACGGGCTGCGGCTGCCGCCGGACACGGTGGCCCGGCTCGCCGTACGCGCGGAACAGGCCTGCGACCCGCTGATGCTGGACCGCCGCCCGGTGCTGTTCGCCCAGCGGGAGGGCCGGGTCCTGGAGGTCCTCGGCCCGGCCCTGCCGCCGCTGGTCGTGGTGGGCTGCGCCCTCGGCGGGGGCGCGCCCGTGGACACCCTGACCCTGCCCGCCC
The Streptomyces sp. NBC_00091 genome window above contains:
- a CDS encoding iron ABC transporter permease; the protein is MSADPATRSGPAELLPPADPLPAADLLPPADARLPGEPPPTVDLLLPAARGRSVTAGSATGPPRPARSPAARAVLFLLCAAALAGSVAAAVRVGTADVGWSGLARVLGTRLGLAVEPLPPLLDSLVWDLRLPRVLMAGLVGASLAVCGAVLQAVTRNALADPYLLGVSSGASAGAVAVVVLGVGAGVLGVTGGALAGALLAFGALLLLLRRTGLDSVRIVLTGVVVGQLFTALTSLVLMASADADTTRAVTHWLLGSMAPARWNTVVVCAIVTPLGLAAAWLCSNALDGLAFGADTAASLGIGVRRTRMLLLVVTATLTAVAVATVGAIGFVGLIVPHGVRFLVGPVHRVLLPYAALAGAVFLMWTDALARIAFAPREVPVGVITALLGVPLFLLVLRRRGEL
- a CDS encoding ABC transporter ATP-binding protein; the encoded protein is MRISAEGLSWSVAGTPVVRGVSLDIAPGETVGLLGPNGSGKSSLLRCLAGLRAPDAGTVRYDGVSVRDWSARRTARHVAFVEQDAGADSDLRVADVVGLGRTPFRDRWRGPDPADRAVVAAALERVGLTALAGRSWRALSGGERQRAHIARALAQQPYGLLLDEPTNHLDVRHQLELMELLTGAGRTVLVALHDLSLAARYCDRLLLLHHGRLTASGTPAAVLTAERLAEVFEVDAELTTDTLGHPAVTYRGPLAAPAPAPAPRSAP
- a CDS encoding DUF364 domain-containing protein, with the protein product MTSTPSAPTVDALVEAVLAGEHGPLPSGLVATSVFWIHHGTRLAGGDTTYLNQYVLVRLGGSFGGCAFEPGEIDPAICRDSSGTPLDVLLREAPRPLRIAALDAYLGETRPHHAAAAAGEAEPVTLPAGTPEVRAGARDAAIAGLLDIPQGARVGLIGVVNPLVAAIRERGGEPLPCDFNLKTTQWGDPVTDDMHEVLDRAEAVVATGMTLSNGSFDTILERCRSRGVPLVVYAQTGSAVARAFLGSGVTALSAEPFPFSQFSADETVLYRYRTADGA
- a CDS encoding GHMP kinase; amino-acid sequence: MIPTARPAAPATLPAGTGHAPCHHGEILQGVFLDGAGRRCAGLVTLPMAGPGSRARFRRWPGTSPQALTVVPADRTKAARAAALAVAECAERTGRPPCGGELRLTGDIPVGLGMGSSTSDVIATVRAVADSYGLRLPPDTVARLAVRAEQACDPLMLDRRPVLFAQREGRVLEVLGPALPPLVVVGCALGGGAPVDTLTLPAPTPAEADAGEVRAFERLRALLRRAVATGDVRLLGEVATASAWRGQRALCHPEFDALTGIARRVGAAGVQIAHSGAVAGLLFDPAAPGLRRRVRGCLHALDAHGIPATRTFTTTEEIPHGPAHRGVDRPAGPGPARRRARLPAL